A genomic segment from Demetria terragena DSM 11295 encodes:
- the pheT gene encoding phenylalanine--tRNA ligase subunit beta, whose product MLVPIDWLGEYVALAEDATGSQVAADLVRVGLEEEGITGGGVTGPLVVGKVLTLEPEPQKNGKTINWCTVDVGDANGTGEPQGIVCGAHNFGVGDLVVVVLPGAELPGGFAIAARKTYGHVSAGMICSADELGLPGTRDDGIIVLSPVEPSSPVEPSSPVEPSSPVEPSSPVEPSSPVEPSSPVEPSSPVELVETLVPGQDAIPLLGLDRETIEVNITPDRGYCFSLRGIAREYAHATGAAFTDPAQGPGERAPTANDDGFPVELRDEAPIGGLPGCDRYVARIVRGIDPAAPSPRWMQTWLTEAGMRPISLAVDITNFVMLALGQPLHAFDLATVTGPIVVRRARSGERLTTLDDVDRALSPEDLLITDGGERALAIAGVMGGESSEVSARTTDVLIESAHFASKSIARSSRRHRLSSEASRRFERGVDPLIAPAAAQLAAELLVEFGGGSHDTGVTDVGKPVSPASIELDPELPTRLVGVAYPTARVVEILREIGCAVDENAGRLIVTPPTWRPDVTTGPDLVEEVARIDGYDKIPSVLPTPPGGRGLTHEQQVRRLVANLLAGQGFSEVLSPPFVSPAVFDSLGYSDDDPRRSALRLTNPLSEEEPLLRTSLLATLLQVVRRNVTRGAGDLALFELGQISTGAHSKATTYDVGCYPGAAAVQEIIDAVPDQPRHLSFALCGQVERSGWWGTGRDADWSDALAAGRAIAEALHLDIDVAAGDEAPFHPGRCAVLSLSDGTRIGAVGELHPKVVQRFKLPDRTVAGELDLAVLVEASEAVVEAVTLGHHPTATSDVALVADETVSALALERSLRSGAGDLLESVTLFDTYVGDQLGEGRRSLAFRLVFRAPDRTLKTEDVNALRDAAVAAAARDHGAVQRA is encoded by the coding sequence ATGCTCGTCCCCATCGACTGGTTGGGCGAGTACGTCGCCCTGGCCGAGGACGCAACCGGTTCCCAGGTCGCGGCTGACCTGGTCCGAGTGGGCCTCGAGGAAGAAGGCATCACCGGTGGCGGAGTCACCGGACCGCTCGTCGTCGGCAAGGTGTTGACCCTAGAGCCGGAGCCGCAGAAGAACGGCAAGACCATCAATTGGTGCACCGTCGATGTCGGTGATGCCAACGGAACCGGCGAGCCCCAAGGCATCGTGTGTGGCGCCCATAACTTCGGCGTCGGTGACCTGGTGGTCGTCGTGCTTCCCGGAGCCGAACTGCCCGGGGGCTTCGCTATAGCGGCCCGCAAGACCTATGGGCACGTGAGCGCTGGCATGATCTGCTCGGCCGACGAGTTAGGCCTGCCCGGCACCCGCGACGACGGCATCATCGTCCTGTCGCCGGTTGAGCCCTCCTCGCCGGTTGAGCCCTCGTCGCCGGTTGAGCCCTCCTCGCCGGTTGAGCCCTCCTCGCCGGTTGAGCCCTCCTCGCCGGTTGAGCCCTCCTCGCCGGTTGAGCCCTCCTCGCCGGTTGAGCTTGTCGAAACCCTTGTCCCAGGGCAGGACGCCATTCCTCTGCTCGGACTGGACCGCGAGACGATCGAGGTCAACATCACCCCCGACCGTGGCTACTGCTTCAGCCTGCGCGGGATTGCCCGTGAGTACGCCCACGCGACTGGCGCGGCGTTCACTGACCCAGCGCAGGGTCCGGGGGAGCGTGCGCCCACAGCAAATGACGATGGTTTTCCGGTCGAGCTCCGCGACGAGGCGCCTATCGGCGGACTTCCTGGGTGTGACCGTTACGTCGCCCGTATCGTCCGCGGTATCGACCCGGCGGCGCCGTCCCCGCGGTGGATGCAGACCTGGCTCACCGAGGCAGGCATGCGACCCATCTCGCTCGCGGTCGACATCACGAACTTCGTCATGCTGGCGCTCGGCCAACCGCTCCATGCGTTCGACCTGGCCACGGTGACCGGTCCCATTGTGGTCCGCCGTGCTCGCTCCGGTGAGCGCTTGACCACCCTCGACGACGTTGACCGGGCGCTATCGCCCGAGGACTTGCTCATCACTGACGGGGGAGAGCGTGCGCTCGCGATTGCTGGTGTCATGGGCGGTGAAAGCAGCGAGGTCAGCGCACGCACGACCGACGTCTTGATCGAGTCGGCGCACTTTGCCTCCAAATCCATCGCACGCAGTAGCCGCCGTCACCGTCTGTCGAGCGAGGCCTCCCGTCGATTTGAGCGGGGCGTCGATCCGCTGATCGCCCCTGCGGCGGCGCAACTCGCTGCAGAGCTTCTCGTCGAGTTCGGCGGAGGCTCCCACGACACTGGCGTGACTGATGTTGGCAAGCCCGTGTCGCCAGCGAGCATCGAGTTGGATCCCGAGTTGCCGACACGCCTTGTTGGCGTCGCCTACCCGACCGCACGTGTGGTCGAGATTCTGCGTGAGATCGGCTGCGCTGTCGACGAAAACGCCGGACGCCTCATCGTGACGCCGCCGACCTGGCGTCCGGACGTGACCACCGGACCGGACCTGGTCGAGGAAGTCGCGCGCATTGACGGATACGACAAGATCCCCTCAGTCCTGCCCACCCCGCCGGGTGGTCGCGGATTGACCCACGAGCAGCAAGTGCGCCGATTGGTGGCCAATCTCCTGGCTGGCCAGGGCTTTTCGGAGGTCCTGAGCCCGCCCTTCGTCTCGCCTGCGGTGTTCGACTCGCTCGGCTACTCGGATGATGATCCGCGGCGTTCGGCGCTCCGGCTGACGAACCCGCTCTCGGAGGAAGAGCCGCTGCTTCGGACCTCGCTCTTGGCGACCCTGCTCCAGGTGGTTCGTCGCAATGTCACTCGCGGGGCGGGAGACCTAGCACTCTTCGAGCTTGGGCAGATCTCCACCGGTGCGCATTCAAAGGCGACTACTTACGACGTCGGCTGCTATCCCGGGGCGGCAGCGGTGCAGGAAATCATCGACGCCGTTCCCGACCAACCACGCCACCTCAGTTTCGCGCTCTGCGGCCAAGTCGAGCGATCAGGCTGGTGGGGAACCGGACGGGACGCCGATTGGAGTGACGCTCTCGCCGCGGGTCGTGCGATCGCGGAGGCGCTACACCTCGACATCGATGTGGCGGCGGGCGACGAGGCACCGTTCCACCCAGGGCGCTGTGCGGTGCTCTCGCTGTCGGACGGAACGCGAATCGGTGCAGTGGGTGAGCTCCACCCCAAGGTCGTCCAGCGCTTCAAGTTGCCGGATCGTACGGTCGCTGGCGAGCTTGATCTTGCCGTGCTCGTCGAAGCCAGCGAGGCTGTCGTCGAGGCTGTGACGCTTGGCCATCACCCGACGGCGACCAGTGACGTTGCCTTGGTCGCCGACGAGACGGTGAGCGCCCTGGCGCTGGAGCGGAGCCTGCGGTCAGGTGCAGGCGATCTCTTGGAGAGCGTGACCCTGTTCGACACGTACGTAGGTGACCAGTTGGGCGAGGGGAGACGGTCCCTGGCCTTCCGGCTAGTGTTCCGGGCGCCCGATAGGACGCTCAAAACCGAAGACGTCAACGCGCTGCGCGACGCGGCCGTTGCTGCTGCAGCGCGAGACCATGGCGCGGTGCAACGGGCCTGA
- the argC gene encoding N-acetyl-gamma-glutamyl-phosphate reductase, with the protein MITVGVAGASGYAGGEALRLLLGHPDVEIGSLTASSNAGTLLGAHAPALAPLADRELVATRAEAFEGHQVVILALPHGASAALASALPTDTVVIDCGADFRLRDADAWAAFYDTEYAGSWPYGLPELVRADGTKQRSELVGSQRIAVPGCYPTAVSLALAPAFEGGLVQTDDVVVVAASGTSGAGKALKPHLLGSQVMGAMSPYGVGGGHRHSPEIEQNLTVAAGSPVTVSFTPTLAPMPRGILATCTAKLANGVDPQRVRAAYEKAYGTEAFVTLLPEGVWPHTGAVLGSNMVQVQVIVDEHAGRVVVVAAVDNLTKGTAGAAVQSMNLALGLPEGRGLPQAGIAP; encoded by the coding sequence ATGATTACTGTCGGTGTTGCCGGTGCCAGTGGGTACGCAGGCGGCGAGGCACTACGCCTCCTGCTGGGCCATCCTGATGTCGAGATCGGGTCGCTCACGGCGTCGTCGAATGCGGGAACCCTGCTCGGTGCACACGCTCCGGCGCTTGCGCCCCTGGCTGACCGGGAGTTAGTGGCGACGCGCGCCGAGGCGTTTGAGGGCCATCAGGTGGTGATTCTGGCGTTGCCCCACGGCGCTTCCGCCGCACTGGCGTCTGCGCTGCCGACTGACACGGTGGTCATCGATTGTGGCGCCGACTTCCGGTTGCGTGACGCGGATGCGTGGGCGGCGTTCTATGACACCGAGTACGCCGGTTCGTGGCCATACGGCCTGCCTGAACTCGTGCGCGCTGATGGAACGAAACAGCGCTCCGAACTGGTCGGATCGCAGCGGATCGCGGTACCTGGGTGCTACCCGACTGCGGTCTCGTTGGCTTTGGCTCCCGCCTTCGAAGGTGGGCTGGTCCAGACCGACGACGTGGTCGTGGTCGCTGCGAGTGGGACGTCCGGTGCGGGCAAGGCTCTGAAGCCGCACCTGCTGGGCAGTCAGGTGATGGGGGCGATGAGCCCGTATGGCGTGGGTGGCGGGCACCGCCACAGTCCGGAGATTGAGCAAAACCTCACCGTGGCGGCCGGATCACCAGTGACGGTGTCCTTTACCCCGACGCTGGCTCCCATGCCGCGCGGAATCCTGGCTACCTGCACTGCCAAGTTGGCCAACGGCGTTGACCCACAACGAGTTCGTGCTGCCTACGAAAAGGCTTACGGCACAGAGGCATTCGTCACTTTGCTGCCCGAGGGGGTATGGCCTCATACGGGCGCTGTGCTGGGTTCGAACATGGTGCAGGTCCAGGTGATCGTCGACGAGCATGCGGGTCGTGTCGTCGTGGTGGCTGCCGTGGATAACTTGACTAAGGGCACCGCTGGGGCGGCGGTCCAAAGCATGAATCTTGCGCTAGGTCTCCCCGAAGGACGCGGCCTACCTCAGGCCGGGATCGCGCCGTGA
- the argJ gene encoding bifunctional glutamate N-acetyltransferase/amino-acid acetyltransferase ArgJ, producing MSVTAAQGFRAAGVTAGLKPSGRPDVALVVNDGPQRSAAAVFTSNRVEAAPVTWSRETVRDGRLDAVILNSGGANACTGAPGFLDTHRTAEVVAETLAISSADVAVCSTGLIGERLPMERLLAGVDLAAAQLATSGGRDAATAIMTTDTVAKEARVDGAGFTVGGMAKGAGMLAPALATMLVVVTTDAEVEPGDLSTVLSEATAVSFDRIDSDGCQSTNDTVLLLASGASGIRPSREELAAAVTACCADLARQLIADAEGANHDIAIEIRSAATESDALLVARAIARNNLFKCAIFGNDPNWGRVVAAVGTTAAEFDPALLDVEVNGVQVCRGCGVGEDRALVDLTPREVHVVVDLHAGEESATVWTNDLTHDYVHENSAYST from the coding sequence ATGAGTGTGACTGCTGCCCAAGGCTTTCGGGCCGCCGGAGTGACTGCAGGGCTCAAGCCCAGTGGTCGGCCAGATGTCGCACTTGTGGTCAACGACGGGCCGCAACGATCTGCGGCCGCGGTGTTCACCAGTAATAGGGTCGAAGCGGCGCCCGTCACCTGGTCGAGGGAGACCGTCCGCGATGGCCGCCTCGATGCGGTGATTCTCAACTCTGGAGGCGCCAATGCCTGCACGGGTGCACCGGGGTTCCTCGATACACATCGCACGGCGGAGGTCGTGGCCGAGACGCTCGCGATCTCATCGGCCGATGTTGCCGTGTGCTCGACCGGTCTGATTGGCGAGAGGTTGCCGATGGAACGGCTTCTCGCGGGAGTCGACTTGGCAGCGGCTCAACTCGCGACATCCGGTGGGCGTGATGCCGCCACGGCGATCATGACGACCGACACGGTGGCTAAAGAAGCGCGGGTTGATGGAGCGGGATTCACCGTAGGAGGAATGGCCAAAGGAGCCGGGATGCTCGCCCCAGCCCTGGCGACGATGCTTGTTGTCGTGACAACTGACGCCGAAGTGGAGCCCGGCGATCTCAGCACGGTGCTCAGCGAGGCGACTGCAGTGAGCTTTGATCGCATCGACTCCGACGGTTGTCAGTCCACCAACGACACGGTGCTGTTGCTTGCATCGGGAGCCTCCGGCATCCGACCTTCTCGCGAAGAGCTCGCTGCCGCTGTCACGGCCTGTTGCGCTGATCTTGCCCGGCAACTGATTGCCGACGCCGAGGGCGCCAATCACGACATTGCGATCGAAATCCGCAGCGCTGCAACGGAATCGGACGCGCTTCTGGTGGCTCGGGCGATTGCGCGCAACAACCTCTTCAAGTGCGCGATCTTTGGCAATGACCCGAACTGGGGCCGCGTGGTGGCCGCAGTCGGGACGACGGCGGCGGAGTTCGATCCGGCCCTACTCGACGTAGAGGTCAACGGCGTACAGGTGTGTCGAGGGTGTGGTGTGGGAGAGGACCGCGCGCTGGTCGACCTCACGCCACGCGAGGTGCACGTCGTGGTCGACCTGCACGCCGGTGAAGAGTCGGCGACGGTCTGGACCAACGACCTCACCCACGACTATGTCCATGAGAACTCCGCATACAGCACCTGA
- the argB gene encoding acetylglutamate kinase — MTTRDTESFAAAALKAQTLVEVLPWLERFRDVLVVVKYGGNAMTDEHLKEAFAADIAFLHYAGLRVVVVHGGGPQIQQMLDRLGIESEFRGGLRVTTPEAMDVVRMVLTGQVSRELVGLINQHGPLAVGMSGEDAALFGARRRQTAADGSAIDLGLVGDVESVNPESVRDLLDAGRIPVISSVAPDLDHDGAVLNVNADTAAGELALALDAAKLIVLTDVEGVYARWPDRDSLMAQMSLAEAADLVKTVDAGMVPKLGACIRAVQGGVPQAHVIDGRVAHSLLLEVFTNEGIGTMILPDEATKDSS; from the coding sequence ATGACGACGCGCGACACCGAATCCTTTGCGGCCGCAGCCCTGAAGGCGCAAACCTTGGTGGAAGTCCTGCCTTGGTTGGAGCGCTTCCGCGATGTACTCGTCGTGGTGAAGTACGGCGGCAACGCCATGACGGACGAGCACCTGAAGGAGGCCTTTGCGGCGGATATTGCCTTCCTGCATTACGCGGGCCTTCGGGTCGTCGTGGTGCACGGCGGCGGGCCGCAGATTCAGCAGATGCTCGACCGCCTCGGGATCGAGAGCGAGTTTCGTGGCGGCCTCCGCGTGACGACGCCTGAGGCCATGGACGTCGTGCGGATGGTCCTGACCGGCCAGGTCTCTCGCGAACTCGTCGGGCTGATCAATCAGCACGGGCCGCTTGCGGTGGGAATGTCGGGGGAGGACGCGGCCTTGTTCGGTGCCCGTCGTCGGCAGACTGCAGCGGACGGCTCCGCCATCGACCTCGGCCTAGTGGGTGACGTGGAGTCGGTTAATCCCGAATCAGTGCGGGACCTCTTGGATGCCGGACGCATCCCCGTGATCTCGTCCGTGGCCCCCGACTTGGACCACGACGGGGCGGTCCTCAACGTCAATGCCGATACCGCGGCAGGCGAGTTGGCCCTGGCGCTGGACGCCGCGAAGCTGATCGTGCTTACTGACGTCGAGGGCGTTTATGCCAGGTGGCCAGACCGCGACAGTCTGATGGCCCAGATGAGCCTGGCCGAGGCGGCTGACCTGGTCAAGACGGTCGATGCCGGAATGGTGCCAAAGCTCGGCGCGTGCATCCGCGCTGTTCAAGGCGGAGTTCCGCAGGCCCACGTCATCGATGGCCGAGTCGCGCACTCGCTCCTGCTCGAAGTCTTCACGAACGAAGGGATCG